A region from the Cellvibrio sp. PSBB006 genome encodes:
- a CDS encoding FHA domain-containing protein produces MSSGPLYYSGWQGSVSGESLLTDKTLERHVMESTVLNTDYPESDKIVLELYYHGFPVMVSPEETPFEIGRNDTSAGLSVSSEFASRKHCAVEFHGGKFLLRDFSRNGTFIQLSLSQSFRIQNESTPLIGNGCFKLGAAINSDGDDGERIFFKIKTRATRTPGV; encoded by the coding sequence ATGAGTTCTGGTCCCTTGTATTATTCGGGCTGGCAGGGTAGTGTTTCGGGCGAATCCCTGTTAACCGACAAGACCTTGGAGAGGCATGTTATGGAATCCACTGTGCTGAATACGGATTATCCGGAGTCGGACAAAATTGTACTGGAACTTTATTATCACGGATTTCCGGTCATGGTCTCTCCCGAAGAGACGCCCTTTGAAATCGGTCGCAATGATACCAGCGCCGGTTTATCAGTCAGCTCTGAATTTGCATCGCGCAAACATTGCGCTGTTGAATTCCATGGTGGTAAATTTTTACTGCGCGATTTCAGCCGCAACGGTACCTTCATTCAACTCAGCCTGTCGCAAAGTTTTCGAATCCAGAATGAATCGACGCCATTAATTGGTAACGGCTGTTTTAAGCTGGGTGCCGCTATCAATAGTGACGGTGATGATGGCGAGCGTATATTTTTTAAAATTAAAACCCGCGCTACTCGCACACCAGGTGTTTGA